AACCATGCCGGCTAACGCATAGGCGAGAAGAACCGACGGTCCTGCCCACTTGATGGTGCTTGCCGAACCCATGAATAGACCTACGCCGATTGTGCCGCCCAAAGCGATCAGTTCAATATGACGCGCTTTAAGACCCCTGGTAAGTTGTTTCTCTTCCATTTGTTCTTACCTCTCTTTTCTTGGTTTACTCTTCAATTGGCAAGGAAAGCGTACGTTTATCGGTATTAATCACGATATTGGCTTCGATCCGGCTGACGCCTGGAATTACCATTAAAGAGTCGAGGATGAAGTCCTTGTAGCTTTGCATATCTTTAGTGGCGACTTTTAATAAATAATCGCGACTACCGGCAATGGTGTAGCATTCAAGAACTTGCGGAATGCTGTTGATTTGCTCAAGGAAAAAATCAACGACATCGCGTTTTAACGGCGACAGTACGACCATGATAAAGGCAATCATATCCAAACCGATTTTTTTTTCGTCAATGACAGTGGTAAACTGCTTGATGACGCCTGTTTCTCTCAGGTTTTTTGTTCTGGCCAGGCAGGCGGATGTAGATAAACCGATCAATTTGGAAAGATCAAGATTCGAGATGGATGAGTCTTTTTGTAAAGCGTTTAGAATCGCTCGATCGTACTGATCAAGTGACATAACAACAAGCCTCCTTTACAAAGTTGCAAAAATAAAATTTTGCGTTTATGCAAATATACGATATTTAATTACGTTTTGTCAATAATTTAAAGAATTTAAATAGAAAATAAGCTATGGGTAACGCATGTAGATAATGAAAAAGTAATTAAAGAAATAAAATGTAATCTATAAAAATATAGAAAGGATAGAAGTGAATTGCCGCACTAGCTGGATAATGATAAGATAGGTGGTATGAAAATAAGGGAAGGCGGTACATGAAATATGGCATCAAGTGAAGAAATGAAATTCAACAAGTTTCTTGTGCTCGTAAAAGAACAAGCAGGGAAACAGGGAAAATGTTTTTTTCTCGACGACAGTGAAGGAAATGAAGCCGATTTGGGCGAACTGCTGGTGCAAAACCTAAGCGGTTGGCTGATTGACGAAGCAGATAAAGCGGAATTCGAGGCCAACTGGAAGACGGGCGACGATCCCGGAGAACGATTTGATGATCAATATATTTATGTTGTCTGGCAGCAGAACGCAAACGGAACGGTTACGGTTCAATTCTGCGAGTCGTTATAGTGTTGTGAAGCGTTGGAATTGACGGAAAATTCGATGTGTGATAACATAATGGATGAGAGAATGAGGATTCGAGTCTGATGAAACAGATGAATGAGCCATTGATGCGCTCCAGTATCCGCAGTGTGGGAACGGCTGCAATGCTTCTGGCGCTGACGCGGACGATCGCGGATGAAGAAGGCGTCAAGGCTATGTTAGCCGACATGGAATACCGCTATGTTGTGACCGAAGTGGGCGGCTCCGGCCAGGATGAATTTCAGGCCAAAAGCACGCGGGCAATTATCGGCGCAGCGCTGAATGGCGGGCTCGTCACCAAATCGCCGACGAATTATCATGCGCTCTTGCATGCGATTGAAGAAGCGAAGCGGGGCATGATGGTAAATATGGCGAGCAGTACGAGCGTAGCTGTAAAAATTGCTATCGTCAGGGATGCAAATTGGATTGCGGTGGCCTTATTTGGTGAATCGGCGATCCATCCCATGACAAACCACGAGCGGGCTGGAATGGGAATCATGCATTTGGGAACCGATGCATAAAAGAGAAAAATGGGTGTATGAGAGACAGATGGAAGAATATTTCCGTTTGTCTTTTTTGTTTTCTCAGGGCGGAAAATGAACAGGAACGTTTCTTGTTTTGGCAGCGAACTGGTCAAGGCATAATGAGGGATTGAGGACGAGAGAGAGGCGTGCTTTCCCTGTTGCTGCAGTTGGCTTGAAGTCAAATAAAAAGGAGCGATTTACGATGAATGCATTAAAGGGAATTCGTATTTTAGATTTGAGCAGGGTGTTAGCGGGGCCGTATTGCACGATGATGCTGGCTGATTTTGGCGCTGATGTGGTAAAAATAGAGCCGCCGAACGGCGGAGACGATTCGCGCAGCTTTGGGCCGTTTATCGGCAGAGAAAGTGCATATTTTATGAGTCTTAATCGCAATAAGAGATCGATCGTTCTTGACCTGAAGAAGGAAGAAGA
This DNA window, taken from Azotosporobacter soli, encodes the following:
- a CDS encoding Lrp/AsnC family transcriptional regulator; its protein translation is MSLDQYDRAILNALQKDSSISNLDLSKLIGLSTSACLARTKNLRETGVIKQFTTVIDEKKIGLDMIAFIMVVLSPLKRDVVDFFLEQINSIPQVLECYTIAGSRDYLLKVATKDMQSYKDFILDSLMVIPGVSRIEANIVINTDKRTLSLPIEE
- a CDS encoding HutP family protein, whose amino-acid sequence is MKQMNEPLMRSSIRSVGTAAMLLALTRTIADEEGVKAMLADMEYRYVVTEVGGSGQDEFQAKSTRAIIGAALNGGLVTKSPTNYHALLHAIEEAKRGMMVNMASSTSVAVKIAIVRDANWIAVALFGESAIHPMTNHERAGMGIMHLGTDA